From Bdellovibrionota bacterium, one genomic window encodes:
- a CDS encoding transposase yields MGRQKLIKYDHGAYHVNAKTNNAEWFPIPLSDCWNIFTYYLNKTKEKYKIEIHAFTLMSNHFHLLCSTPEENLDKAMNYFMQMTSKGINLAAGRKNHLYGGKYFWTHTSTAEGYALMYKYILRNPVRAKLCKGVENYPWTSFVSNKKIQLTKNPIDELVPKEDPASWINFCPQDFEENIFQKIFKKTEIKDCIHPISRQKINLNKYLTR; encoded by the coding sequence ATGGGAAGACAAAAGCTAATTAAATATGACCATGGCGCCTATCATGTTAATGCAAAAACAAATAACGCTGAGTGGTTCCCTATACCGCTTAGTGATTGCTGGAATATTTTTACTTATTATTTAAATAAAACTAAAGAAAAATATAAGATTGAAATTCATGCGTTTACTTTAATGAGTAATCACTTTCATTTATTATGCTCTACTCCAGAAGAAAATCTAGATAAAGCAATGAACTATTTTATGCAAATGACTAGCAAAGGAATTAATCTGGCAGCAGGTAGAAAAAATCATTTATATGGAGGAAAGTATTTTTGGACACATACTTCAACAGCTGAGGGTTATGCCTTAATGTATAAATATATTTTAAGAAATCCTGTGAGGGCCAAGCTTTGTAAAGGCGTGGAGAATTATCCTTGGACAAGTTTCGTCTCAAATAAAAAAATTCAACTTACAAAAAATCCGATTGATGAGCTTGTGCCCAAAGAAGACCCCGCATCGTGGATAAATTTTTGTCCTCAGGATTTCGAAGAAAATATTTTTCAAAAAATTTTTAAAAAGACCGAGATCAAAGACTGTATTCATCCAATATCAAGGCAGAAAATAAATCTTAATAAGTATTTGACGCGCTGA
- a CDS encoding outer membrane beta-barrel domain-containing protein — translation MKRLLVLIILGTASTFAVNAYAQEELSEEVSENVGTADSTALEEPAIPEESLYKNEADTLMENKVERLEKKPETFTEDAPKSEKLKSISELDKLTPFNDIAVIQKRFLPKSQRFEFNPNLGLITNNAFFMTTFLQGRLAYAITEKWAIEAIVAVFMDQKYKVTKDLEDEASVQTTSLLLPEMYYGADIRWSPIYGKMGSFSEGIVPFDMYFSLGAGIMDTNQEDSPLAIHVGTGQIFGLNKWMAFRWDLSGYMYSSEVTKSNGTGKNSDSFTDVQLSLGMSFFFPDATYR, via the coding sequence ATGAAAAGACTTTTAGTTTTAATAATCCTTGGGACAGCAAGTACATTTGCGGTCAATGCTTATGCACAAGAGGAATTGTCTGAAGAGGTATCGGAAAACGTTGGAACGGCGGATTCGACTGCTCTGGAAGAACCTGCTATTCCCGAAGAATCTCTATACAAAAATGAAGCGGATACGCTTATGGAAAATAAAGTTGAAAGACTAGAAAAGAAACCCGAGACTTTCACCGAAGATGCACCTAAATCTGAAAAACTAAAAAGCATTTCTGAACTAGATAAGTTAACTCCATTCAACGATATCGCCGTTATTCAAAAAAGATTTTTACCAAAGTCTCAGCGTTTTGAATTCAATCCGAACTTAGGCTTGATCACCAACAATGCTTTCTTTATGACAACGTTCTTACAGGGGCGCCTAGCCTATGCCATCACAGAGAAATGGGCTATTGAAGCCATCGTTGCTGTATTTATGGATCAGAAATACAAAGTAACTAAAGATTTAGAAGATGAAGCCAGCGTTCAGACAACTAGTTTGCTCTTGCCAGAAATGTATTATGGAGCAGATATCAGATGGAGCCCGATCTACGGAAAAATGGGTTCTTTCAGCGAAGGTATTGTTCCCTTTGATATGTACTTCTCTTTGGGTGCGGGAATCATGGACACGAACCAAGAAGATTCGCCATTAGCTATTCATGTTGGAACAGGGCAAATTTTTGGGTTGAATAAGTGGATGGCGTTCCGCTGGGATTTGTCAGGGTATATGTATTCAAGTGAAGTGACTAAGTCCAACGGTACAGGAAAAAACAGCGATTCTTTTACGGATGTACAACTGAGCCTGGGGATGAGTTTTTTCTTCCCAGATGCGACGTATAGATAG
- a CDS encoding tetratricopeptide repeat protein, with translation MTKKILIYILMLGLIQAAPLSNFTERAQAQTVKKKPTKKKLRKSTSSKKPTKKTTSAKKLPPKKSAISGARSSNSELQDALSLAKGGNYEEASLRLFNLSRSPRYLKERMQIKYLLGLMLYDMKMYQAAAFHFVDVVRDGNSSYIKKSLEKLSLAADQLGDVTLLNYAISKVELNDFPADSQDMLRYRIGEYQFRNGELAKSAASFSAVDEGTPLYGKAKYMEALSYATQNKNEMAIRSFNELLSSRNPENITDTTRVAALMGLARSHYQNKEWDQGMSYYRQVPRDTEFYHDALFEISWAQMRAAQFRSVLGNMHALHSPYYEDFYIPESLLLRSLVYMYICQYEEMEKTLDLFEKIYQPVRKDLVDIIKGYKTTDKYYKEVEKVILGFDKYKKDMGIRKNSGIPFIVARKIMRETDFAKSYDYIKMIDHELKLISEKSSKWRSSPLGMYAKKVLATRAERARENTGVLVKKYVVDIHKDLLELFKQHDFARFEMLNGKKDQMKKKMLKPEGEEKEQEDEDRSFYIQNGFEYWPFQGEYWLDEIGNYYYLGKSRCEK, from the coding sequence ATGACGAAGAAAATATTAATTTACATCTTAATGCTAGGACTTATACAGGCGGCACCGTTGTCTAATTTTACGGAGCGAGCCCAAGCCCAAACTGTAAAAAAGAAACCAACCAAAAAGAAATTAAGAAAATCTACTTCCAGTAAGAAGCCGACAAAAAAAACTACGTCAGCCAAAAAACTTCCTCCCAAAAAATCTGCAATCTCAGGAGCAAGATCAAGCAATTCAGAATTACAAGATGCACTGTCTTTAGCTAAGGGTGGAAATTATGAAGAAGCGTCATTAAGACTCTTTAATTTAAGCCGCTCTCCTAGATACTTAAAAGAAAGAATGCAGATTAAATATCTTTTGGGGCTTATGCTCTACGACATGAAAATGTATCAAGCAGCGGCTTTCCATTTTGTGGATGTTGTAAGAGATGGAAACAGTTCCTATATCAAAAAATCTTTAGAAAAATTATCACTGGCTGCGGATCAACTGGGTGATGTGACCTTACTCAACTACGCAATTTCGAAAGTGGAATTGAATGATTTTCCAGCTGATAGCCAAGACATGCTGAGATATAGAATTGGTGAATATCAATTTAGAAATGGTGAGCTTGCAAAATCTGCAGCGAGCTTCTCGGCTGTGGATGAAGGAACTCCGCTTTACGGCAAAGCAAAATACATGGAAGCTCTTTCGTATGCTACACAAAATAAAAATGAAATGGCGATCAGATCTTTCAATGAGCTATTGAGCTCTCGAAATCCTGAGAACATCACGGATACAACAAGAGTGGCCGCGTTAATGGGTCTTGCAAGATCTCATTATCAAAACAAAGAATGGGATCAGGGTATGTCTTACTACAGACAAGTCCCGAGAGATACCGAATTTTATCATGATGCTTTATTTGAAATTTCTTGGGCACAGATGAGAGCTGCGCAGTTTAGATCGGTGCTAGGGAATATGCATGCTCTTCACTCTCCTTATTATGAAGATTTTTATATTCCAGAGAGTTTGTTATTGAGATCTTTGGTTTATATGTACATTTGTCAGTATGAAGAGATGGAAAAAACATTGGATTTATTTGAGAAGATATATCAACCAGTGAGAAAAGATCTTGTAGACATCATCAAAGGTTATAAGACCACTGATAAATACTATAAAGAAGTCGAAAAAGTTATTTTAGGTTTTGATAAGTATAAAAAAGACATGGGAATCAGAAAAAATAGTGGAATCCCATTCATCGTAGCAAGAAAAATTATGAGAGAAACAGATTTTGCCAAGAGCTATGATTACATTAAAATGATTGATCATGAATTGAAGTTGATCAGCGAAAAAAGCTCAAAATGGAGATCTTCTCCTCTCGGCATGTATGCCAAGAAAGTATTAGCAACTCGTGCCGAACGTGCTCGTGAAAATACAGGCGTACTGGTTAAGAAGTACGTAGTGGATATACACAAGGATCTTCTGGAGCTATTCAAGCAGCATGATTTTGCTAGATTTGAAATGTTAAATGGTAAAAAAGACCAAATGAAAAAGAAGATGTTAAAGCCTGAAGGTGAAGAAAAAGAACAAGAAGATGAAGATAGAAGTTTCTACATCCAAAACGGTTTTGAGTACTGGCCGTTCCAAGGTGAATACTGGCTGGATGAAATTGGAAACTACTACTACTTAGGTAAATCTCGTTGCGAAAAATAA
- a CDS encoding GNAT family N-acetyltransferase, with protein MELGRIETENLIGTRVQQDDLGALYRMYTNEEVMYTLGGTKLFREAKEIHANMMEHWEKYDFGIYILRDKVTGEFAGRGGLKKVTIENKEEIEILYALMPQFWGKGLALEIAKKSIDIAFEHLDIKDLICFTWTENKKSQKVMEKAGFKHEKNFTHYNLPHTLYRLKKGTP; from the coding sequence ATGGAATTAGGTAGAATCGAAACAGAAAATTTAATTGGAACCAGAGTGCAACAAGACGACCTTGGAGCTCTTTACCGTATGTATACCAATGAAGAAGTGATGTATACTCTTGGTGGTACAAAACTCTTCAGAGAAGCCAAAGAGATTCATGCCAACATGATGGAACATTGGGAAAAGTATGATTTTGGTATTTACATTTTAAGAGACAAAGTAACCGGAGAGTTCGCAGGCCGCGGCGGACTAAAAAAAGTCACAATCGAAAACAAAGAAGAAATCGAAATCCTCTACGCCCTTATGCCTCAATTCTGGGGAAAAGGCCTAGCTCTAGAGATCGCTAAAAAATCCATAGATATCGCCTTTGAACATCTAGACATTAAAGATTTAATTTGCTTCACCTGGACAGAAAACAAAAAATCTCAAAAAGTAATGGAAAAAGCAGGATTCAAACACGAAAAAAACTTCACCCACTACAACCTCCCCCACACCCTCTACCGCCTAAAAAAAGGTACCCCCTAG
- a CDS encoding sigma 54-interacting transcriptional regulator has protein sequence MFLKNLSNPHSDPIEMTEFLCFGSAEDNHIVLTEEHMNEKHARIEKKGSEYLVRDLRSARGTFVNDVQILERYLHPGDIIKIGSTEFIFHSSNTVSLAEQMTSKNPKWQEQLERIPDIAKSDLSVLILGPSGTGKEVMSQYIHKMSLRKDAAVLTVNCSALTESLAESELFGHVKGSFTGATQDRKGAFETAKNGTLILDEIGDLPIGLQPKLLRALENREIKPVGSDRVVKTNVRIIACTHQDLRKKVEKGEFRLDLFYRLNIIQVNVPSFKERMEDFDKILFTFSKEMKVKFTNCAIQELKTHDWPGNIRELKNLVSRARAVFPGHSIEKRHVLKLIDQKTVDIESFGAIHIANGSSKKNVIKEIEKQIIQKRLLINVGNQRKTAEDLGIPRSTLNDRIRTYKINIESLLKSKIEQEKEETAKV, from the coding sequence ATGTTCTTAAAAAACCTGTCAAACCCGCATTCTGATCCCATAGAGATGACGGAGTTTCTGTGCTTTGGAAGTGCTGAAGACAATCACATTGTGCTGACCGAAGAGCACATGAATGAAAAGCATGCAAGAATCGAAAAGAAGGGGAGCGAATATCTGGTGAGAGATCTAAGGTCCGCAAGAGGAACTTTTGTGAATGACGTGCAAATTCTCGAAAGATATCTCCATCCTGGAGACATTATTAAAATTGGAAGTACAGAATTTATTTTTCACTCATCTAATACGGTTTCATTAGCGGAACAAATGACAAGTAAAAATCCGAAGTGGCAAGAACAGCTAGAAAGAATTCCAGATATAGCTAAGTCAGATCTTTCCGTGTTGATTTTGGGTCCATCAGGAACAGGAAAAGAAGTGATGTCCCAATATATTCATAAAATGTCTTTAAGAAAAGATGCTGCCGTATTGACGGTGAATTGCAGTGCTCTCACGGAGTCCTTAGCAGAGAGCGAACTTTTTGGGCACGTAAAGGGTAGCTTTACTGGGGCCACGCAAGATAGAAAAGGGGCCTTTGAGACCGCAAAGAATGGAACGCTGATTTTGGATGAGATTGGTGATCTGCCAATTGGTCTTCAGCCCAAACTTCTAAGGGCACTCGAAAATAGAGAGATCAAGCCTGTCGGCTCTGACCGTGTAGTGAAGACGAATGTTCGTATCATTGCCTGTACTCACCAAGACCTAAGGAAAAAAGTTGAGAAAGGGGAATTCAGGTTAGATCTCTTTTATAGATTGAATATCATTCAAGTCAATGTTCCCTCATTTAAAGAAAGAATGGAGGATTTTGACAAAATTCTTTTTACTTTTTCTAAAGAAATGAAAGTGAAATTCACAAACTGTGCTATCCAAGAATTAAAAACACATGATTGGCCAGGAAATATTAGAGAATTAAAAAATTTAGTTTCAAGAGCCAGGGCAGTTTTTCCTGGTCATTCTATCGAGAAGCGACATGTTCTAAAACTGATTGATCAAAAAACTGTGGACATAGAATCATTCGGAGCTATTCACATCGCTAATGGCTCATCAAAGAAAAATGTGATTAAAGAAATTGAAAAGCAAATCATTCAGAAAAGACTTTTAATCAATGTTGGAAACCAGAGAAAGACAGCGGAAGATTTGGGAATTCCCAGAAGTACACTGAATGATCGCATTCGCACTTACAAAATTAATATTGAAAGTCTTTTAAAAAGTAAAATCGAACAAGAAAAAGAGGAAACCGCTAAGGTTTGA
- a CDS encoding CTP synthase produces the protein MTQKNTKNLKKKTNKKKLEQKFIFVTGGVVSSVGKGLVTASLGTLLESRGLKVTMMKFDPYINVDPGTMSPFQHGEVYVTEDGAETDLDLGHYERFSSVQVSKANSVSTGQVYETVIGKERRGDYLGGTVQVIPHITDEIKSRMFEAGQGAEVVLVEIGGTIGDIESLPFIEAIRQMRVDLGVENTLYVHVTWIPYIAAAGELKSKPTQHSVKELREVGIQADFLICRSDRPITKEMKSKIGLFCSVRPDNVIGAHDAKSIYDVPLLLSEEKFDQKVVTRLNIDTDTPNMKPWQKMVQTLHNPEVTTKIGIVGKYVDLKESYKSLIEALVHGGIANKAKIIFEYINSEAITSKNVSEILKNVDAILVPGGFGERGIEGKITAIQYARENDVPFFGICLGMQLASIEFARNVCGIKDATSREFVDTKINAKNCVIDLMLEQKDKKDKGGTMRLGSYPCHLSKDTLARHIYKSDVIFERHRHRFEFNNQYRPLFEKYGMTFAGVFKEKNLVEVVELKDHPWFLAVQYHPEFKSKPMSPHPLFESFVGAAIVRAQKDTPKSKSKLKTQTKSKTMSESRHAT, from the coding sequence ATGACTCAGAAGAACACCAAGAATCTAAAAAAGAAAACCAATAAGAAAAAATTAGAACAAAAATTTATTTTTGTTACTGGCGGGGTTGTTTCCAGCGTAGGAAAAGGTTTAGTGACTGCAAGTCTAGGCACACTTCTTGAGTCTCGCGGACTAAAAGTCACGATGATGAAGTTTGATCCTTACATCAACGTCGATCCAGGAACTATGTCTCCATTTCAACATGGCGAAGTGTATGTGACAGAGGATGGCGCAGAAACAGATTTGGATTTAGGCCACTACGAAAGATTCTCTTCCGTGCAAGTATCAAAAGCCAATAGCGTTTCGACAGGTCAAGTTTATGAAACCGTGATTGGCAAAGAACGTCGCGGCGATTATCTCGGAGGAACTGTACAAGTTATTCCTCATATTACAGACGAAATTAAATCTAGAATGTTTGAAGCTGGTCAAGGTGCCGAGGTTGTTCTCGTGGAAATTGGCGGAACTATTGGCGACATTGAGAGTTTACCCTTTATCGAAGCGATTAGACAGATGAGAGTGGATCTTGGCGTTGAGAATACACTTTATGTTCATGTCACATGGATTCCATATATCGCTGCGGCTGGCGAACTCAAAAGTAAACCCACTCAGCACTCAGTGAAGGAACTCAGAGAAGTCGGTATTCAAGCGGACTTTTTGATCTGTCGATCGGATCGCCCAATCACAAAAGAAATGAAATCTAAAATTGGTTTATTCTGCTCTGTAAGACCCGACAACGTGATTGGTGCTCACGATGCAAAAAGCATCTATGATGTTCCACTGCTCTTGAGCGAAGAAAAATTTGATCAAAAAGTTGTAACAAGATTAAATATTGATACAGACACACCAAACATGAAACCTTGGCAGAAAATGGTTCAAACTCTCCATAATCCAGAAGTGACTACAAAAATTGGAATTGTTGGAAAGTATGTGGACTTAAAGGAAAGCTACAAGTCTCTCATCGAAGCTTTGGTTCATGGTGGAATTGCCAATAAAGCAAAGATTATTTTTGAATACATTAATTCTGAAGCTATAACTTCTAAAAATGTTTCCGAAATTTTAAAAAATGTAGATGCGATTTTAGTTCCTGGGGGATTTGGAGAAAGAGGCATCGAGGGGAAAATCACGGCAATTCAATATGCTCGTGAAAATGATGTTCCATTCTTTGGTATTTGTTTAGGCATGCAGCTTGCGAGCATTGAATTCGCAAGAAACGTTTGCGGAATCAAAGACGCTACTAGCAGAGAATTTGTCGACACTAAAATTAATGCCAAAAATTGCGTGATCGATTTGATGTTAGAACAAAAAGATAAAAAGGATAAAGGCGGAACGATGAGGCTTGGATCTTATCCATGTCACCTGAGCAAAGACACTCTTGCTCGTCACATTTACAAGAGTGATGTAATCTTCGAGCGGCACCGTCATAGATTTGAATTCAACAACCAGTACAGACCACTTTTTGAAAAGTACGGAATGACATTTGCGGGAGTATTCAAAGAAAAAAATCTAGTGGAAGTTGTAGAGCTGAAAGATCATCCGTGGTTCTTGGCTGTGCAGTATCATCCAGAATTCAAATCAAAGCCCATGTCTCCTCATCCGTTGTTTGAGAGCTTCGTAGGGGCAGCGATTGTGAGAGCTCAAAAAGACACCCCGAAATCCAAGAGTAAGTTAAAAACACAAACTAAATCTAAAACGATGTCTGAAAGCAGACACGCAACTTAA
- the yihA gene encoding ribosome biogenesis GTP-binding protein YihA/YsxC — MKHISKFITSAQNPTQYPEPSLKEVAVVGRSNAGKSSLLNSILKRDIVKVSGQPGKTQLINFFTKEEKYIVVDLPGYGFAGVAESDRRGWRQMIEDYLMTRDTLVGVIIVMDSRRNWEEEEKDLRHWLHMEGIHLVVALTKVDKLSKAELAKKKQEIVKESETEFTFATSAEKNIGINELENFIYNHWIKGT, encoded by the coding sequence ATGAAACATATTTCTAAATTTATAACTAGCGCACAAAATCCAACACAGTATCCCGAGCCATCTCTAAAAGAAGTTGCCGTCGTTGGTAGATCTAACGCCGGCAAGTCTTCACTTCTCAATTCAATTCTAAAAAGAGACATCGTCAAAGTCAGCGGACAACCAGGAAAAACTCAACTGATCAATTTCTTCACCAAAGAAGAAAAATATATTGTTGTGGATTTACCAGGCTATGGATTTGCTGGCGTTGCAGAATCTGATCGTAGAGGCTGGCGCCAAATGATCGAAGATTATTTGATGACAAGAGACACTCTCGTGGGCGTGATCATCGTGATGGATTCAAGAAGAAATTGGGAAGAAGAAGAAAAAGACCTCAGACATTGGCTACACATGGAAGGAATTCATTTGGTCGTTGCTCTTACGAAAGTGGACAAGCTTTCTAAGGCTGAGCTTGCTAAAAAGAAACAAGAAATCGTTAAAGAATCCGAAACAGAATTTACTTTTGCAACATCTGCAGAAAAAAATATAGGTATTAATGAATTAGAAAACTTTATTTATAACCACTGGATTAAGGGAACATAA
- the kdsB gene encoding 3-deoxy-manno-octulosonate cytidylyltransferase, translating to MKVIGVIPARYGSTRFPGKPLALIAGKPLLQWVIEAGKKSKLIDQLIVATDDERIMKLAEDCNVDAVMTDTHLQSGTDRIWAAIKNEQFDIAINIQGDEPLLTGEVLDILVQSMINNPKSEMATLGHPFKSLKDIENPNVVKIVLNHNSEAIYFSRFPIPYSRGIEFSQDVNLQHVGLYGYRKAFLQKFCETPAQNIELQESLEQLRALYLGAKIQVTSVDYETRGVDQPSDVLIIERKLLGK from the coding sequence ATGAAGGTCATCGGTGTAATTCCTGCAAGATATGGCTCGACAAGGTTTCCTGGAAAACCCCTTGCATTGATCGCAGGAAAGCCCCTTCTTCAGTGGGTGATCGAGGCGGGGAAAAAATCAAAATTGATAGATCAATTGATCGTAGCCACAGACGACGAGAGAATCATGAAGCTTGCTGAAGATTGTAACGTGGATGCTGTGATGACGGATACCCATCTCCAGAGCGGAACCGATCGTATTTGGGCGGCGATTAAAAATGAACAATTTGATATCGCAATTAATATTCAAGGCGATGAACCGCTTCTCACTGGCGAAGTCCTCGATATTTTGGTTCAATCCATGATCAATAATCCAAAATCAGAAATGGCAACATTGGGGCATCCATTTAAGTCTTTGAAAGATATTGAAAATCCTAATGTAGTTAAGATTGTTTTAAATCACAATTCTGAGGCGATTTACTTTAGCCGTTTCCCAATACCTTATTCTAGAGGCATTGAGTTTTCGCAAGATGTTAATCTGCAACATGTAGGTCTCTATGGCTATAGAAAAGCATTTTTACAGAAGTTTTGTGAAACTCCGGCTCAAAATATTGAGCTTCAAGAGTCTTTGGAGCAACTGAGAGCCCTGTACTTAGGGGCTAAAATTCAGGTTACTAGCGTCGATTACGAAACAAGAGGTGTCGACCAGCCTTCAGATGTGTTAATTATAGAGAGAAAATTACTTGGCAAATAG
- a CDS encoding KpsF/GutQ family sugar-phosphate isomerase, translating into MKPDIQELHRVLDIEAQSILDLKNQVTEEFPKALDILLKCEGKVFLTGIGKSGLIGRKIASTLASTGTPAIFIHAAESSHGDLGMISSKDVVIALSNSGETDELSDLINYVSRKNIPLISITKTKESTLGRASQVVLRVTVKEEACPMGLAPTSSTTAALALGDALAVALLKRRGFKAENFAEFHPGGNLTKRLVTKVKDIMYSGETLPLVSPSTSMKEVIFKMTASEVRGVAGVVDKSKELVGIITDGDLRRRLETPKNIHEDSAEALMTLNPKTIDLNEMAEKALSVMERHKIQSLFVVDEASKYPHNPVGIIHIQDILKNGIR; encoded by the coding sequence ATGAAACCCGACATACAGGAATTACATCGAGTATTGGACATTGAGGCGCAAAGCATTTTGGATCTCAAAAATCAAGTGACGGAAGAATTTCCGAAGGCACTTGATATTTTATTAAAGTGCGAAGGAAAAGTTTTTCTAACTGGCATTGGTAAATCCGGTCTGATTGGAAGAAAAATTGCAAGTACGTTGGCATCCACCGGAACTCCTGCGATATTTATTCATGCAGCAGAAAGCTCTCATGGCGATCTTGGGATGATTTCTAGCAAGGACGTTGTAATCGCACTCAGCAACAGCGGCGAAACTGATGAACTTTCAGATTTGATCAATTACGTTTCTAGAAAAAATATTCCTCTAATTTCTATCACAAAAACAAAAGAATCCACGCTCGGAAGAGCAAGCCAAGTGGTTTTGAGAGTGACCGTGAAAGAAGAGGCTTGTCCTATGGGACTCGCTCCAACTTCGAGTACAACCGCGGCTCTTGCTCTCGGAGATGCACTGGCTGTAGCGTTATTGAAGCGTCGTGGATTTAAAGCTGAGAACTTTGCAGAATTCCATCCTGGTGGAAATTTAACTAAGCGCTTAGTAACTAAAGTAAAAGACATTATGTATTCCGGAGAAACTCTTCCACTCGTAAGCCCATCCACTTCCATGAAAGAAGTGATTTTCAAAATGACAGCTTCTGAAGTGAGAGGCGTTGCCGGCGTTGTTGACAAGAGCAAAGAACTTGTTGGCATTATCACAGACGGAGACTTAAGACGTCGCCTAGAGACACCGAAGAACATTCATGAGGATTCTGCGGAAGCACTCATGACACTTAATCCAAAAACTATTGACCTTAACGAAATGGCAGAGAAAGCTCTGAGCGTTATGGAAAGACACAAGATTCAATCCCTCTTTGTAGTGGATGAAGCTTCTAAATATCCCCACAATCCCGTAGGTATAATTCATATTCAGGACATTTTAAAAAATGGAATTAGGTAG
- a CDS encoding outer membrane beta-barrel domain-containing protein, with amino-acid sequence MRFIVFLILLSIFSIESYAVKIQFPEDELASESVLPKFDNPEPVKNRNIMTKGRFEITGMFGWTLNDVFVDPLTFGGIATYHFTEIHGLQFYYNKFSAKENDYPSQIDSETGVDIPNPAVPDSAMLLAYQITPYYGKLSLTKQGVTNMSFYGTAGIGTYAVSGDNSFAMSAGLGSKIYLTKRFNIRLDYRWFFFNAKDPINEVDQGSNGSIDKTLPDRAQFNSILTVGAGFLF; translated from the coding sequence ATGAGATTCATCGTGTTTTTAATATTACTCTCAATTTTTTCGATCGAGAGCTATGCCGTTAAAATTCAATTTCCCGAAGATGAATTGGCGAGCGAATCTGTATTACCAAAGTTTGACAATCCAGAGCCAGTGAAAAATAGAAATATAATGACCAAGGGAAGATTCGAGATCACGGGAATGTTCGGTTGGACATTGAACGATGTATTCGTTGATCCTCTCACATTTGGTGGCATTGCTACTTATCACTTCACAGAAATTCATGGCTTGCAATTTTACTACAATAAATTTTCTGCAAAAGAAAACGATTATCCTTCGCAAATTGACTCAGAAACTGGCGTAGATATTCCGAATCCTGCAGTTCCTGATTCAGCCATGCTTCTTGCGTACCAGATCACACCTTATTACGGAAAATTAAGCTTAACAAAACAAGGTGTTACCAACATGTCATTCTACGGAACGGCCGGCATTGGTACATATGCTGTTTCGGGAGATAATAGTTTTGCAATGAGCGCAGGTCTTGGTTCGAAAATTTATTTAACAAAAAGATTTAATATTCGTTTGGATTACAGATGGTTTTTCTTTAATGCAAAAGATCCCATCAATGAAGTGGATCAAGGCTCAAACGGATCAATTGATAAAACGTTACCGGATAGAGCACAGTTCAATTCGATCCTGACAGTTGGTGCGGGATTTTTATTTTAG
- a CDS encoding flagellar basal body-associated FliL family protein produces MAESKDPKKPTTPPPAAAPEAPAEPPPWLVKAKAIIAATGKVSKAIIGSPIIQRPKNIIKNFGLMGWMKVFTCFAVALLTYTVYKTAPQWKKFWKIPYLSTFESVADQKFNYASDSKVIRYSNDLLLPQHVVLINKIVVNVKPGKLSTANPMIAFDLYVRTDTSEASVEIKEREKQIQDHLQRFCEGLNYDQLQTEDGKQTWKNRMKRELNLVLNNGKVKDIFFKTLLIKP; encoded by the coding sequence ATGGCTGAAAGTAAAGATCCTAAAAAACCCACAACTCCGCCTCCAGCTGCCGCTCCAGAAGCGCCTGCGGAACCACCTCCATGGTTAGTTAAAGCAAAAGCCATTATTGCAGCTACAGGTAAAGTTTCAAAAGCCATCATTGGCTCTCCCATCATTCAAAGACCTAAAAATATCATTAAAAATTTTGGATTGATGGGTTGGATGAAGGTCTTCACTTGCTTTGCCGTAGCTCTGCTCACTTACACCGTTTATAAAACAGCTCCTCAGTGGAAAAAATTTTGGAAAATACCTTATCTCTCTACCTTCGAAAGCGTAGCTGATCAAAAGTTCAATTATGCCTCAGATTCTAAGGTGATCAGATACAGCAATGATCTTCTACTCCCACAACATGTGGTTCTTATCAATAAGATCGTAGTGAACGTAAAACCTGGCAAACTTTCCACGGCCAATCCCATGATTGCTTTTGATCTTTATGTTCGTACAGATACCAGCGAAGCTTCTGTGGAAATTAAAGAGCGTGAAAAGCAGATCCAAGATCATTTGCAACGTTTTTGCGAAGGTCTAAATTACGATCAACTTCAAACAGAAGATGGTAAGCAAACTTGGAAGAACCGAATGAAAAGAGAACTCAACCTTGTTTTAAATAACGGCAAGGTCAAAGACATTTTCTTTAAAACTCTTCTTATCAAACCTTAG